One genomic region from Cydia pomonella isolate Wapato2018A chromosome 4, ilCydPomo1, whole genome shotgun sequence encodes:
- the LOC133516915 gene encoding double-strand break repair protein MRE11: MLNTDTWNPENTLKILIASDIHLGHVESDPVRGEDSFLAFEEVLAEAATRDVDLVLLGGDLFDHAKPSPACMFKCTQLIRQHCFGDKPVRIELLSDQLENFSRNINYEDPNLNVSFPILSIHGNHDDPVGQGSVSSLDILSITGLVNYFGKWSDYTRVRISPVLLRKGSTQLALYGLSHLKDQRLARLFAEKKVEMEMVDDSNKWFNMLVLHQNRADRGPGNFIPEKVLPKFLDLVVWGHEHDSLVFPIKGEKNDDFMVVQPGSTVATSLAAGEALQKHCALLEIHGTNYKVTPIPLKTVRPFIFKTIVLSEEDLGEEEVNEHEKVQEFLKNKVNEAIEEANNLRSGHPKQPTLPLVRLSVFYERPSQDFNRMRFGQNFTGQVANPNDLLVMKREKKYRERKEAEEMAEVDVARAAHEAADVESLLAAYYAALPPARQPAVLSARAATEAVRDFTLKHDDGVFRRVFDAHRRRAVEALLDSTAETDEEIMERMRLAKDVLDSTDLDQLKMLVDLNIVGDPAPKTKPRATSKAAAKALVVVSSEDEALEQSNTPRGGKATRSRGRGPRATRGRPTRSVPSPAPTPEPERRAPRRAATKATWLTGAAAGRTRNSSSIEDSD, translated from the coding sequence ATGTTAAATACCGACACGTGGAACCctgaaaatacgttaaaaattttAATAGCATCGGACATTCACCTGGGCCATGTAGAAAGCGACCCGGTGCGCGGTGAGGACAGCTTCCTCGCATTCGAGGAGGTGCTGGCCGAGGCGGCGACGCGCGACGTCGATCTCGTCCTGCTGGGCGGCGACTTGTTCGACCACGCCAAGCCCTCGCCCGCTTGCATGTTCAAGTGCACACAGCTCATCCGCCAGCACTGCTTCGGTGACAAGCCGGTTCGCATCGAACTGCTGTCAGATCAGCTCGAGAACTTCTCTCGCAACATAAACTACGAGGATCCCAATCTCAATGTGTCGTTTCCCATTCTGTCCATCCACGGCAATCACGATGACCCCGTAGGACAGGGCAGCGTGAGCTCGCTGGACATCCTGTCAATCACTGGGCTCGTCAACTACTTTGGTAAGTGGAGCGACTATACGCGCGTGCGGATCTCGCCCGTGCTGCTGCGCAAGGGCTCCACGCAGCTCGCGCTTTACGGCCTCAGCCATCTTAAGGACCAGCGTCTTGCACGCCTTTTTGCAGAGAAGAAAGTTGAAATGGAGATGGTGGATGACAGCAACAAATGGTTCAATATGCTGGTTCTGCACCAAAACCGCGCAGACCGGGGCCCAGGTAACTTTATACCAGAAAAAGTGCTACCAAAATTCCTGGATCTGGTGGTCTGGGGTCATGAGCATGACAGTCTAGTGTTCCCAATCAAGGGAGAAAAGAATGATGATTTTATGGTGGTGCAGCCAGGTAGTACAGTGGCAACGTCTTTAGCTGCAGGAGAGGCACTGCAGAAACACTGTGCTCTATTAGAAATCCATGGAACTAACTACAAAGTTACCCCGATTCCACTTAAAACTGTTAGACCATTCATTTTTAAAACCATAGTTCTATCTGAAGAGGATCTCGGGGAAGAGGAGGTCAATGAGCATGAGAAGGTGCAGGAATTTCTGAAGAATAAAGTGAATGAGGCCATTGAAGAGGCAAATAATCTCCGCAGCGGGCATCCCAAACAACCCACCCTACCACTTGTAAGACTAAGTGTGTTTTATGAGCGGCCAAGCCAGGATTTTAACAGGATGCGTTTTGGTCAGAATTTCACTGGACAGGTTGCTAATCCAAATGATCTTTTAGTTATGAAGCGAGAGAAAAAGTACAGAGAACGAAAGGAGGCAGAGGAAATGGCAGAGGTAGATGTGGCGCGCGCGGCACATGAAGCAGCTGACGTCGAATCGTTACTGGCGGCGTACTACGCTGCGCTGCCTCCAGCGCGCCAGCCAGCCGTACTGAGCGCGCGCGCTGCCACCGAGGCCGTGCGTGACTTCACGCTCAAACACGACGACGGCGTTTTCCGCCGCGTGTTCGACGCGCACCGCCGCCGCGCAGTCGAAGCGCTGCTCGATTCAACCGCCGAGACTGATGAAGAGATCATGGAGCGCATGCGCCTGGCCAAAGACGTGCTCGATTCTACTGATCTCGATCAGCTGAAGATGCTCGTGGACCTGAACATCGTCGGGGATCCTGCGCCTAAAACTAAGCCACGCGCAACGAGTAAAGCGGCTGCAAAAGCGTTAGTGGTAGTTTCGAGCGAAGATGAGGCATTGGAACAGTCAAACACACCACGCGGGGGCAAAGCGACGCGCTCGCGCGGACGTGGACCGCGCGCGACGCGGGGCCGCCCGACGCGCTCAGTGCCGTCGCCCGCCCCGACGCCGGAGCCggagcgccgcgcgccgcgtcgCGCCGCCACCAAGGCCACCTGGCTGACGGGCGCCGCAGCCGGCCGCACGCGTAACTCCTCCAGTATCGAGGACTCTGACTGA